A genomic stretch from Alosa sapidissima isolate fAloSap1 chromosome 3, fAloSap1.pri, whole genome shotgun sequence includes:
- the LOC121705013 gene encoding zinc finger protein 182-like has translation MSYDNFEEMATFVSFQSQLSSIMDTLAKTAIFEISKLVDIESRGLKQEISRSQREIASLKNKLQMMESLIWTGEEHKRNAVSDDGLILREPPLEDHNMKICNDGQSSNDILRMKGERNILNPSDGCHRVEKKSTDTHQVILIKEEPIEVKLCNSKSPGMLSNCEDKMSLGNDDHARTLSTDKQHESIMDTPTLTTSTQGSQISVPSSAQLNEQDGETSADAHPTTPERDASLFEFNSCTKEAPPVSQISSLARTQWNSDQGASRGDRRFVCTYCNKRFRCFSQLETHQRSHTGEKPFHCTLCGKRYAQKGHLYTHQRTHTGEKPYRCLVCGKGFIQKCTLDMHQRTHTGEKPFLCLRCGKGFTKKCNLKKHQTIHTELSGDFWGACRVSGR, from the exons atgagctatgacaaCTTCGAGGAGATGGCTACTTTTGTGTCATTTCAGTCTCAGCTATCATCCATTATGGATACACTGGCGAAAACAGCAATATTTGAGATTAGTAAACTTGTCGACATCGAATCCAGGGGTCTAAAGCAGGAAATTTCTCGCAGTCAGAGAGAAATTGCCTCTCTGAAGAACAAACTGCAGATGATGGAGAGCCTTATCTGGACCGGTGAAGAACATAAACGTAATGCTGTATCTGACGACGGTCTCATATTACGGGAACCACCGTTAGAGGATCATAACATGAAAATCTGCAATGATGGACAGTCTAGCAATGACATACTACGGATGAAAGG CGAACGTAACATACTCAACCCCTCTGATGGATGTCACCGTGTGGAAAAGAAG TCCACAGATACTCATCAAGTCATTCTCATCAAGGAGGAACCCATTGAAGTTAAACTGTGCAATAGCAAGTCTCCAGGAATGTTGAGCAATTGTGAAGATA AAATGAGTTTGGGGAATGATGATCATGCAAGGACTCTTTCAACTGACAAGCAGCATGAAAGCATTATGGACACACCAACACTCACCACAAGCACCCAAGGGAGTCAGATCTCTGTGCCCTCCTCTGCACAGCTCAATGAGCAGGATGGTGAGACATCAGCTGATGCACACCCAACTACTCCAGAGAGGGATGCCTCGCTCTTTGAGTTCAATTCTTGCACCAAAGAGGCCCCACCTGTGTCGCAAATATCCAGTTTGGCCCGAACTCAGTGGAACAGTGACCAAGGGGCTAGCAGGGGGGACAGGCGCTTCGTCTGCACCTACTGCAACAAGAGATTCCGGTGCTTCAGTCAGCTGGAGACACATCAGAGGAGTCACACTGGCGAGAAGCCCTTTCACTGCACACTGTGTGGGAAGAGATACGCCCAGAAAGGGCACCTGTACACCCACCAGAGGACGCACACGGGCGAGAAGCCCTATCGCTGCCTTGTCTGCGGCAAAGGCTTCATCCAGAAGTGCACTCTCGACATGCACCAGCGcactcacacaggagagaagcctTTCCTTTGCCTGAGGTGTGGGAAAGGCTTCACCAAGAAGTGCAATCTAAAAAAACATCAGACTATTCACACAGAGCTGAGTGGGGACTTTTGGGGAGCATGCAGAGTTTCGGGGAGGTAG